In Burkholderia sp. GAS332, one DNA window encodes the following:
- a CDS encoding transcriptional regulator, AsnC family has product MRTQRQPVRALDKLDHKILRLLQQDGRMAMKDLAEQVGLSVTPCIERVKRMERDGVITGYHARVNPAELGAALLVFVEITLDHKSGNMFDQFRREVQKIPEVLECHLVSGDFDYLIKARIGEMADYRKLLGDILLQLPGAVQSKSYVVMEEIKETLTIAVGD; this is encoded by the coding sequence ATGCGTACACAGCGCCAACCGGTCCGGGCCCTCGACAAACTCGATCACAAGATCCTGCGGCTCCTGCAGCAGGACGGCCGGATGGCGATGAAAGACCTCGCCGAACAGGTCGGACTGTCGGTGACGCCCTGCATCGAGCGGGTCAAACGGATGGAGCGCGACGGTGTGATCACCGGCTATCACGCACGTGTGAACCCGGCCGAACTGGGCGCGGCGCTGCTGGTGTTCGTCGAGATCACGCTCGATCACAAAAGCGGCAACATGTTCGACCAGTTCCGCCGCGAGGTGCAGAAGATCCCCGAGGTGCTGGAGTGCCACCTCGTCTCGGGCGACTTTGACTATCTGATCAAGGCGCGCATCGGCGAAATGGCCGACTACCGCAAGCTGCTGGGCGACATCCTGCTGCAACTGCCCGGCGCGGTGCAGTCGAAGAGTTATGTGGTGATGGAAGAGATCAAGGAAACGCTGACGATCGCGGTTGGCGATTAG
- a CDS encoding DNA repair photolyase — protein MTDSDIHSANEFPIAPPTPRKGRGAVTNLQGRYEVDQREVVDDGWLSSPEEDGEPKALRTQVFEERAKTILTRNASPDIPFSVSLNPYRGCEHGCIYCFARPTHSYLGLSPGLDFESRIYAKVNAPELLERELSKKSYVPEPIALGVNTDAWQPAERDLRLTRRVIEVLSERGHPFAAITKSSLIERDLDLLAPMAARGQFMAAITITTLDAEIARTLEPRAATPSRRLRTIRTLSEAGIPVGVSIAPVIPFVTEPDMERVLEACAEAGASNASYIVLRLPWEVAPLFKDWLAAHFPDRADRVMSRVRDMRGGKDYDSNFSTRMKGEGLWADLLKQRFHNAVRRLGLNRRDRGILDMSHFRRVEPVRAEPPPRENPQLRLF, from the coding sequence GTGACCGATTCCGACATCCATTCTGCTAACGAATTTCCGATCGCTCCGCCCACGCCCCGCAAGGGGCGCGGCGCGGTGACGAACCTGCAAGGTCGTTACGAAGTCGACCAGCGCGAAGTGGTGGACGACGGCTGGCTTTCGTCGCCGGAAGAAGACGGCGAGCCCAAGGCCTTGCGCACGCAGGTTTTCGAAGAGCGCGCCAAGACCATTCTCACGCGTAATGCGTCGCCGGATATTCCGTTCAGCGTGTCGCTGAACCCGTATCGGGGCTGCGAACATGGCTGTATTTACTGCTTCGCGCGGCCTACGCATAGTTATCTGGGGCTCTCGCCAGGGCTCGACTTCGAAAGCCGCATCTACGCGAAGGTCAATGCGCCGGAATTGCTCGAGCGCGAGTTGTCGAAGAAGTCCTATGTGCCGGAGCCGATCGCGCTGGGCGTCAATACCGACGCCTGGCAACCCGCCGAGCGCGATTTGCGGCTGACGCGGCGGGTGATCGAAGTGCTCAGCGAGCGGGGTCATCCCTTCGCGGCGATCACCAAATCGTCGCTGATCGAGCGCGATCTCGATCTGCTCGCGCCCATGGCGGCGCGCGGGCAGTTCATGGCGGCCATCACGATCACCACGCTGGATGCGGAGATCGCGCGCACGCTTGAGCCGCGTGCGGCCACGCCGTCGCGTCGATTGCGCACGATCCGTACGTTGAGCGAGGCGGGGATTCCCGTTGGCGTAAGCATCGCGCCGGTGATTCCGTTCGTCACCGAGCCGGATATGGAGCGCGTGCTGGAAGCTTGTGCGGAAGCCGGCGCATCCAACGCGAGCTACATCGTGCTGCGCTTGCCGTGGGAAGTCGCGCCGCTATTCAAGGATTGGCTCGCGGCGCATTTTCCCGATCGGGCTGACCGGGTGATGAGTCGCGTGCGCGATATGCGGGGCGGGAAAGACTACGACTCGAACTTCTCCACCCGAATGAAGGGAGAAGGGCTGTGGGCGGACCTGCTGAAGCAGCGCTTCCACAACGCTGTGCGCCGGCTCGGGTTGAACCGGCGCGATCGCGGCATTCTCGATATGTCGCATTTTCGCCGGGTCGAGCCGGTGCGTGCTGAACCGCCGCCACGCGAGAATCCGCAGTTGAGGCTTTTTTAG
- a CDS encoding TM2 domain-containing protein has product MSTLASTSLRFRSKTITAALAFFFGSLGAHRFYLYGTRDIYGWAHLLGTLIGIPGAMLVVASERASMLGWVLAFFGAVSLLSAFLAAIVYGLRPDEKWDAQFNAQTQRKSRSGWTVIFIVIFSLLIGAFLLMTGLAISFQTYFESQVQAAKALSQ; this is encoded by the coding sequence ATGTCCACCCTTGCTTCGACTTCCTTGCGTTTCAGATCCAAGACGATTACTGCCGCGCTGGCGTTCTTCTTCGGCAGCCTTGGCGCCCACCGTTTCTATTTGTACGGCACGCGCGACATTTACGGCTGGGCCCATCTGCTCGGTACGCTGATCGGCATTCCTGGCGCCATGCTGGTCGTGGCAAGCGAGCGGGCCTCGATGCTCGGCTGGGTACTCGCTTTTTTCGGCGCAGTTTCACTGCTCTCCGCCTTTCTGGCGGCGATCGTCTACGGCCTGCGGCCGGATGAAAAATGGGACGCGCAGTTCAACGCGCAAACCCAGCGCAAAAGCCGCTCCGGCTGGACGGTCATTTTCATCGTGATCTTTTCGCTGCTGATCGGCGCGTTCCTGCTGATGACGGGCCTCGCGATCTCGTTCCAGACTTACTTCGAAAGCCAGGTGCAGGCCGCCAAAGCGCTGTCGCAATGA
- a CDS encoding SSU ribosomal protein S16P produces MVIIRLARGGSKKRPFYNIVATDSRNRRDGRFIERVGFYNPVATKGESLRIAQDRLTYWQGVGAQLSPTVERLVKEAQKAQPAA; encoded by the coding sequence ATGGTCATCATCCGCTTGGCTCGTGGCGGCTCCAAGAAGCGCCCGTTCTACAACATCGTCGCAACCGATTCGCGTAACCGTCGTGACGGCCGCTTCATCGAACGCGTTGGTTTCTACAACCCGGTCGCTACGAAGGGTGAGTCGCTGCGTATCGCTCAAGACCGCCTGACGTACTGGCAAGGTGTTGGCGCACAACTGTCGCCGACCGTCGAGCGTCTCGTGAAAGAAGCGCAAAAGGCGCAGCCGGCTGCTTAA
- a CDS encoding 16S rRNA processing protein RimM has translation MSGRDSGGSDRVKAKAAAPRAKTSDQAPFGAFVRKPVERAEGNAKAEVASAGSNAAGMRAETVESWPADAVEVGAIVDAYGLKGWVKVAAHADAGHGGDALLSAKRWWLMKGHERKSAPSLQAKTHSDSIVAHLGGVTDRDVALTMRGTRVYISRSEFPALEADEFYWVDLLGLDVVNVAGLNLGKVADMIDNGAHSVLRIEYPDTDKNGKPVTGERLIPFVGVFVKTVDQAAKQIIVDWEADY, from the coding sequence ATGTCTGGGCGTGATTCCGGTGGTTCTGATCGCGTAAAGGCAAAAGCAGCCGCCCCGCGCGCGAAGACGTCTGATCAGGCGCCGTTCGGTGCATTCGTCCGCAAGCCGGTCGAGCGGGCCGAAGGCAACGCGAAAGCCGAAGTTGCAAGCGCCGGTTCCAACGCAGCAGGCATGCGCGCGGAAACGGTGGAAAGCTGGCCGGCCGATGCGGTCGAGGTCGGTGCGATCGTCGACGCTTACGGCCTCAAAGGCTGGGTCAAGGTAGCCGCGCACGCGGATGCCGGGCACGGCGGAGACGCGTTGCTAAGCGCGAAGCGCTGGTGGTTGATGAAGGGCCACGAGCGCAAGTCGGCGCCGTCATTACAGGCAAAAACGCATAGCGACAGTATCGTTGCCCATCTGGGCGGCGTCACTGACCGTGATGTGGCACTTACAATGCGTGGCACGCGCGTTTATATCAGCCGCAGCGAATTTCCGGCCCTCGAAGCCGACGAATTCTACTGGGTCGACCTGCTCGGCCTGGATGTGGTGAACGTTGCCGGGCTCAACCTCGGCAAGGTTGCAGATATGATCGACAACGGTGCGCACTCGGTGTTGCGTATCGAATATCCGGATACCGACAAAAACGGTAAGCCGGTGACCGGCGAGCGCTTGATCCCGTTCGTCGGCGTCTTTGTCAAAACGGTGGATCAGGCGGCGAAGCAGATCATCGTCGACTGGGAAGCCGATTACTAA
- a CDS encoding tRNA (Guanine37-N(1)-) methyltransferase, translating into MQFDVVTLFPDMFRALTDWGITSRAAKQERYGLRTWNPRDFTTDNYRTIDDRPYGGGPGMVMLAKPLEDAIGAAKAAQAEQGIGASRVVMMSPQGATLNHDRVMQFAAEPGLILLCGRYEAIDQRLLDRVVDEEVSLGDFVLSGGELPAMALMDAVVRQLPGVLNDSQSAVQDSFVDVLLDCPHYTRPEEYDGVRVPDVLLGGHHAEIEAWRRREALRNTLNKRPDLIVKARKNKMLSRADEAWLTSLAKEASKA; encoded by the coding sequence ATGCAGTTCGATGTCGTGACGCTCTTTCCTGACATGTTTCGTGCGCTGACCGACTGGGGCATCACCAGCCGTGCGGCGAAACAGGAGCGCTACGGGTTGCGCACGTGGAATCCCCGCGATTTCACCACGGACAACTACCGTACAATCGACGATCGCCCCTACGGCGGCGGCCCCGGCATGGTTATGCTGGCCAAGCCCCTGGAAGACGCAATCGGCGCGGCGAAAGCGGCGCAGGCGGAGCAGGGCATCGGCGCGTCGCGCGTCGTGATGATGTCGCCGCAAGGCGCCACGCTGAATCACGATCGTGTCATGCAGTTCGCGGCCGAACCCGGTCTGATCCTGTTGTGCGGGCGCTATGAAGCGATCGATCAGCGTTTGCTCGACCGTGTCGTCGACGAAGAAGTCAGTCTTGGCGACTTCGTGCTGTCAGGCGGCGAATTGCCGGCCATGGCGTTGATGGATGCGGTGGTGCGTCAGTTGCCCGGCGTGCTGAACGACTCGCAATCGGCGGTGCAGGACAGTTTCGTCGACGTACTGCTGGATTGTCCGCATTACACGCGTCCGGAGGAATACGATGGCGTGCGTGTGCCCGATGTGCTGCTCGGCGGCCATCATGCGGAAATCGAAGCGTGGCGTCGGCGTGAGGCCTTGCGCAATACGTTGAACAAGCGGCCCGATCTGATCGTGAAGGCCAGAAAGAACAAGATGTTGAGCCGTGCCGACGAGGCATGGCTTACGAGTCTCGCGAAGGAAGCGTCGAAGGCGTAA